From the genome of Solanum pennellii chromosome 6, SPENNV200:
TTGTGATTCATTTCTAGCCCCATGGACTTTGTTGCTTCTCTGCACTTTTTTTGCTTTTAAGAACACTGGGAACATGAAGTAGCTTGGACATCAATGCTAGTTGCCAAAAGAAGTGTTCTCGTGTAGTTCGTTTCTTTTGTCAAAACTGAAAAGTGTAGGAGGGAGCCTATGACTTGAGGAATCCTACATGTTTAAAAGTATTCTCCAACCACTTTATGTTTCTTGGTCATGTACTTATTTTTGACAAGCTTTCATTGGTCATTTACTGAAATGCATgctattcttttctttttttttgaaactggtaacaGAAATACATGCTATTATTGTGTTAAATGTGTGAGTCATGCTGCTTTGTGTCTTTTAAATTGCTTTCTCAATACTATATCTTACGCCTTAGGATGTTATCTACTTAATTTATTTGGATAGGTCGCACAAGATCAGTCTTTGAAGCATGAAGCTTATCTATTATTTCCAGTTCATTTGGATGGGACATTACTGGATAATGCTAAGACGATGAATGCCAAGAAGGAGTTCTTTTCTACTTTAGATGTGCTTCAAATATTTCGCCAGGTGAACAAGAATTAGTGTATTCAGAAAATTTGTGCGTTTTCACGGTTTTCTGGGGATAAAAAAGGGAAGGCCAAATACAACTGTGAtgtcaataaatatttgtttttttagaaCTTGAAAGAAAAGTCTGCTTGCAGCTTTGTGCAGGACTCAAACATATGCATAGCTTGGATCCCCCTTATGCACATAATGATGTCAAACCTGGTAATGTCCTTTTAACCCATAGAAAAGGACAGCCACCACTTGCAATATTAATGGATTTTGGAAGTGCACGTCCTGCAAGAAGGCAAATTCGCTCTCGTTCAGAGGCCCTTCAATTGCAGGTATATCGGGGTGGTTCTTTTATTATGTAGACGTATGTTATGTTGTTTGTATGCCTGTAGGCTTCTTGTGTTTGCTTCTTCTGAACCTGGCGAAAGtgattttctgtttttctttgaTATGCAAATTGCGATTAAGTTGTAACTTGTAACGGGTGTTATCTTTCATAATTGGCTTCCATTTCTGATATTGTATACATAACCCATTTTGTTGCATTTTCTCTGCTTTCAATTTCTGGTGTTGGTTATGTAGGAATGGGCAGCTGAGCATGTGTCAGCACCTTTCCGAGCACCTGAATTATGGGATTGCCCAAGCCAATGTGACATTGATGAAAGGACTGATATCTGGTCACTAGGTTGCACTTTATATGCAATAATGTAAGACTTCTGTATACTCTTCTTCAGATAGTTGTAGCTTTTTCTGTGCaacagaaaataaaatttatttttttttttacatagcTGTTAGTTGCATCAAGACTGTCCAATAATTTTAGGTTTGATATGAATAAGATTGGTGGGCCTACTCATCTCCACCGTGGAATTTCCTGCACTGGACATTCATCTTGTGAATTAAGTGTTCAGGTGCTTGTACTGACGCAAGGTATGGCCTTGTGGTGAGATTCCCTGTGTAATAGATGATTTGTTTAATTTCCTGTGCCTAAGCCTTAGTGTGTAGAATTACCCGGTACCTGTGCTATGTGGTACTTGGTGGAATTGTTAATGTACATGCAAGTTGGCTTGGACAATACCATCATAAAAACTTATCAGCCCatctttttattgatttaattttttcaattcaaaGAAATTGAATTTCTCTTGATCAATGTATGTACTGTTTGGAGGGGAACCTTGGAGTAATGGTAAAGTTGTCCTCTTGTGACCTATCGATCACAAGTTTGAGCTGTGAAATTAGACTGTCTATTACTTTCCCTTGGGTACGGACGGCCCTTCCTCGGACCCTGTGTGAACGTGAGATGCTTTCGTGCACTGGGCTGCCCTTTTTGAATGTATGAACTGTTTGcataattttgaaattggtTTTGATGTGGTCACTTACGATAAAAAGTAATCAAATCTTGCACTTCATGGCTCTATCTATCTTCAGGTATGGGGTATCTCCTTTTGAGTATGCACTTGGAGAATCTGGTGGGAGTTTGCAGCTGGCTATTGTTAATGCACAAATAAAGTGGCCAACTGGGCCTAAGTCTCCATATCCAGAGGGCCTACATCAGTTTGTGACATGGATGCTTCAGCCTCAAGCAACAGTTCGACCTCGGATAGATGATATCCTAATCCATGTCGACAAATTGATCTCGAAGTTTTCACATTAAAAGGATAGAGGAGACACATTGGGTTAGTCTACATATGCGTCATTCATTGCCTGTTACGTATACACCTTCTTCACCTTTTTCCAGTCGAAATCTGATTGAAGAAGCAATAGTTCTCTGTTGTTTAGTGATTGATAGAAGAAggaatatatatgtgatgagaGGTTTATTTGGGGAGTTCTCTGTAGTTACATAGTCTGATTGCTGTTGATAGTTTATTTATCCACCCTTCTTTTCCTATCTTGTAATAACTTATTTTCgtagaaaaaaacacaaaaaattccATCAGGCTGTTGAACTTCAAACTTTTCACTGTAATTTGATCcttattaattttgtattctcaatttttgcattaattaaacgtgagaatgcaataattagaTTCTTTCTCCATCTAATTAAACATGGCCAATAAAATCCCATTTCTTTTCTAAAGTGAAATCTATTAAGATCTAATTAGGCACACCGCTTGAATTTTTAATACTACACTTAATGGATAAGTTAACGGAAGTATAAAGGAAAAGAATATAATTACTGTGTTTAATTAATTGGTTTAATATTCCCCCCTAAGTAATCTATACCAAAAAGTTCACACAGAAAACGTTATGGGAAATATATGATTCTCATCAGTCCAGTTAAAATATTCTCACGTTAACAATATTAGTATGTCCTTCGGGATGACTTAGTTGGTATGAAGGATGGTTGTTCATATGGATTAACCTAGGAACGATCGTTCTCAATGCCACCTGAGTCGAGCCTGTCGGATAGGTCTTGCTTAATACGGTTATATCTCTTGTGTGATTTGCAGGTTAATACACAGGCTGTGAGAGAGGTTGTAGCGGCGGGTTATCCtgcttttccaaaaaaataatattagtatattttttaaaaaacgtttaaaaagaaaaattcttgACGCACCAAGTTTATTATTATGCCTAGTTGGATGGTacgattctttttctttttttttttcaatatatataacaaattcaTGCCTACTTGGATGGTAcgattcttttatatatatataacaaatttcACAATATTCAATCGtctataaaaacatatcatcaaTGAGCCAATTTtcatcataaatcaaacaaacacaagaagaagaaagaagaaaaaaaaggcaaCCAGGTGCAAAGTGGGAGGAAGTGAAGTATATGAAAACTAATTCAGCTGAATTATGGAAATGGAATTCCCCAATTCCATACTTATATTGTGCTGTTGGGTTCATTTGCGCTGCCGTTGCTTTCGCCATTTTCTATCGATTTCAAAATCGAGAAAATTCAATTTCAGATCAATCAGAGTCCCTAATactacaagaaaagaaaatatatgatgAACAAAAAATATGTGCATTAGATCCAGAGCCTAAAATAGTACTAGTCTTTGTTGGTAATGATAAATTACCTTTGTATATTGCAAAACCTACATATACTTTTTCTTCAAATGCTTCCCAACAAGTTTAGTTAATTaagcttttattttttgtaacacATTTTCTGctagctatatatatatattatatattgtaaCACATCCGTATTTATTCGATTTGATTCCTTTTTATAGTCAAATACGTTTATAAAAGGTTTTATATTTGGAGGTTGTTAGATTTAAACTCATTACCTATTTCATGAGCAATAATCATCTCATTTAAAAGCTTAAACGGTAGTCAGCTTCCTTTTATGGTAATGAAAAATTGCAATACAAATTGCATTTGACAATATTAGAGGAGAgaaagttaaaaagaaaaaggcagaGACTTTGTAAGATCTCTAAATCACATAAAGCTGTTCATATAACTACTTTAAGTTACATGGGAGGAACTATAATTATATAAGGCCCCATCAGATGGTGAGTGGACTATAATTAAATTCTAACATATTTTACGTCAAATTGATTTAACTCATGTAGATCgaacaatattaataaaattaaaatatgtattgATATAAATACCTAATGTATACGAACTACAAGCTTTTATcgtaaaattaaatatgagggaggggaatatatatatatatgcgcaAATTTATATACTTATTCCTACCATTACAATGTGAAAAACGATAGATTTGTCATATCTAAGTTTGACTTGAACTCTTTAAAAACATTATCTTATTGTTTGTTCCCTCCCTTTTTTTATCCTTCAGAATCACACCACattaaaatacaaaacaaagtGCAAAAAAGTGATGGACTAACAGGGGCAAAATCACCTTATAGTTAGGGTGTTCGAATTCTATTTGGTAGaaaattatatcatttataaatttttaggtATATATTAGATATCGAATCACCTTCGATTATTTCGTGTGTCTAttactttaaatattaaaatactttattgAAATCCTGGCTCCGCCACTAGATTGAAATCTTTCCAGCCTTGGGATATTTGTCTTATAGCCAAAAAGAATTTGTAGGACAAATTTTACTTAAATCACATGGAGCCCAAAAAAAGTTCAATTCAAAATATGATCACCCAAAATGACAAGAAACAAGAATAATACATGCATGGGCCTTAGTTGTCTggcaatttaatttaatttccttattaattataaaaccATTTTCTAGGATTTACAAGTGAGGAACAACTATAAAGGGGGTTTATGATGTCCCAttcttcactttttattttttgttatctgAATTTTTAGTTCCTTTTGTTACTTCTctttaatatgaagaaaaatgaCATCCCAAAAAAGCCAAAAAAAGTAGGTCTTCCTACTTATATAACATTAATAGCAACAAAAGATTCATAGCATTAAAGGTACTAATAATATCTTTGGACTTTAGATCTAACTAATTTGCCAGATCCATCAACTAAGATTGCCATTTGCCAATATCACAAttgggaaaaaaattattactagTAACATGTAATACTTGtttataaaaggaaaagggtTTCAAAAATCATAATTGTGATGCATTGAACAaatcataattttcatttttatttgtcaaaaatcaCGTATTGTATAAAAATCACAGTTTCATTTAATTCTAATCGGTAGCAAACACCTTTTCATTCTCATCTCTCCCAGAAATCACGCACGCCACTCTGTTgatctctctcgcctctctcactttatacaaacacaaatatataaattgtgtttgtataaagcgagagaaaattgtatatacaaatataaatacatattttttcgtcttatacacttattATTATACGATACGAATTTTTTCCTGCCAAATTATCTGttgtctttctttctttctcgctttatataaacataaattatacaaaaaaaaaaaaacacaatgtactatatatataccgaaatatacatattaatagttatatcaaacataaaatttgctatggagcgcaattatgcaaactatagctatgacatacaaatatgatttttatatttgttaaacCTAAAATTTACTCAATATACTATTCTCTATATCATTTTCAAGACCTAATAACAAACGTTAATCAATAAGGATGTTGTGGTAAAATATctatatctaaatatttttttaataggtaTGTCAAGTCAAACAatatcaagtaaaaataaacggAGGGTGTAACTGATTAAGCTAGTGTTTGACTATagattttaacttatttttcaatACCGGTTAGATCATAAATTTGGATCAAGTTTCAAAATGTTTCAAGTTGACTAGCTTTCGGAACTTCCACTTACaacacttcaaattttaattaaaaaacgTATGTTCAAATATAACTTAACgttcctaaaatataaaataacttcaaaaattcgaatttatatatttcaaaatcaaaatctatAGCCATATAGAAGCTAGAAATCGAATAAACTAGAGCAATATAGAGAAAGAAGTTAATTAATCACCAAGGGGTAAGTTTTATTGGATGCTTACGTGAGATTgtataattttgtgttttagcaCTTAACTTTggttaattaacatattttttttttatctcaccAGATTATTTAACCAAAACAAATTTACATAGTTTGGTGTAAAACATCTAATGGTGGGTAGGTGCTTCTCCTTCTGATGTGCTGCACACAAAGGCAAAATCAAGATTGATTGAGTCAATCAATTCTCAATACTGAATGATTGTTCcacaagagaaaaagaaagaagttaattattctttatgtgttaaataataatagtttattattgacttgacataaaaatttaaaagcagaataaataaattaaatcattcttattaatataatttatctgaaaattaaaaatatataatatttaaattgaataaatattattagaagAAAACTCCAGTTGGAGTAAAGCTACATTTTCATTTACTCGCATGaactttgttttattatttaacatGACATTAAAAATCACCAAGTTAAAAATAAGTGAAGCTTGAGTTTTcgtatgattatattattattatattatatacttttttgtattttaatataagcgttttatttaattaaatacataatttaaaaaataaatagagattattaaattttataatattaaattaaatatataatgcTTTAAATCGTTTGATATTAAACTTGCcatctaaaatatttaaactttgaaaaacttattaaatataattggaaaaaaaaaagacatttaaATTGAAACGAATGAAGCAACGTAGATAATACAATATACATTATTCTCAGTAGCATAGCATATAGGCTGTGCACCTCCTCTGTATTTTGCATTCAAAGTATACAGCTTCTTATTAATGAGTCATGTTCAGTTCAGTATTCGAAATAATTagtaaaatcagattttataTCTTCTCTTCAGACCAGCCCCAATTCTGTCCTTTCACATTTAAAGGTACATTTTGGGTGTCTTTTGTGCAATTTGCCTTTTAAAACAATAGTCATATGCTAAACTTACTtgattaatttgaattcatttttcGTAATTAACGAAAGTAGAAGACACTCTTATTAagagtttttttattttctatttgcTTGAACTCGACATATAACAgataaatatattgtttaaCTTAAACTTCAATTTGTATACGTGTCATCTAATTTCAATTGTGCACAAATTGACATTTTTGTTTGGTaaagtgtataaaaataatacacaatgaatatattaataatgCATGTATTAATTGTACATATACTAGTTATGCATAGATTATTTCGTATGCATTGTTTGATTTGATGTATTAAAAATTGTATgcattgaataaaaatatttattcacaaaAAGCATTCTTCAAAATTATGGTGGAAAAGATGTAAAAGTACTTTTGAGGAGTAATTTTGTCTTCATCATATTAATGCATGTATTAAATTCCTTGTAGTATTAATATCtaaaaattcatgatattaGTAATACACTCTTCAATACACAATAGAGTGTATACATAACATGAAAAAAGCGCGTCAAATAACGAATTACTAATGCACGTagttaatgcatgcattatacTTGCTAATACAATCTATCAAATGACTCCTTAAATTgcataaagttgaacaagtaaaTATGTGAAACCTATTAATGTCTTACATGGCCAATTTGGTGATATCCTATGTGCATTATATCACGTACCACACACGTGCAtctatttgttaaaaaattaatttacttatgcaaattcaaaattgaaaaaagacataaaagtaGAACCAAgttatatgacatatttatgcattatgttttttttactttccGACATTGCACCATTCTCATAACTCGAACCCAAAACATTGATTAAAAATAGgtcttagagcctgtttggttcaatttaaaagctggtcaaactgacttaaaagctgatttttgacttatttagctgtttggcaatactcaaaataacttattttaagttaaaaaaaacttattttaagccaaaagttaaaagcaggggtaggggtgcttttttgtTTTAgcttataatttgttttaagttgaccacatttttatctttttgcccttaatatttttatacaatctccaaattacccgcgtaaccctaacatctctttcttccatttttcccttttcacgttcggcatagcaacttcaacacttttatccaaacgcataactgcttattttaaaaataagtttcgaCACTTTCAAAGGTACTTTTTTAAagttgcttttattaagcccatccaaacggtcCTTATTCATTCCACCGCgtttttttcataaaaacatGTTTCTCTATGAATATCTTTGACAGCTTCTACCTGTCCCTGTATGTGATGTAAAGTCAGGTTCAATAATGGCTATACGTACATGTTGTCCAGTCCAGGTGTTAAAAGagagaacaaaaattaaatacagGGGTTTTGCCGTtgctttcaaaaaaatataataaatctgCCACGTTCGTCTTATTTCTGTGGTGAATAGCTGTCTTTGTATTACAAAAAACTTTTTCAACTCTTATCTTTTAGGTCATCTAATTGTTTTTGCACTTACTCTGTTTCTTGCACTTGCTCTGTTTCCATGGATTCTAATTCCCAATTCTTTGGAGAAGAATGTAACAGCAGTGAATCTGGATGGACAATGTACATTGGTTCTCCTTCAACTGGTGATGAAAATATTGGGGATTTTGATGAATTAGAAGAGAGTCATTATAAGAAAGAAGGTCGTGTTAATGAAGACGATGAAGATTGTGAGACTGATGATTCAATGGCTTCTGATGCATCTTCAGGACCAATTAGTAATTTTTCAAGAAATGCGAAGAGTGGTGGTGTAGATACTATGGTTAATTTCAAGAATCAAAAGGAAAAGGGGAAGGGAAAAAATTGCAGCTTTATTAGCAACAAAGCTAAAAGTTCAATGAAGAATGGTTACAAAAATGGTGATCAATATAAGGTAAAAGAGTCTATCTTGGCTGCAAAAGGAATTAAAGGTGCATCCAATGATGGTGGTAATAAGGTTAGGAAAAGTATTTGTATGGGCAAAGGGAAGTAGAAATTTTAATCGGTTTAGCTAGCGTttgactataatttttttttttatcagaaCCACGAATGAAACTtgagttttaaatatttttgagttCCCAAAAACTGATTCACACCAGTGAGAAAATTGACTTCCACTCACGAAACTTTTTCCAAGTAAATTTCAAGATTTACAACTTTAAGGatttagattttaaattttaacttcaaaatttatgGTCAAACGGAAGCACAAAATCTCATGTACTTTAGATAGTATTAGTACTCTTAtgtatctttcttttttctttatttgttagTGCATGGAAAACTTATCAGGATGTTTTGAAGTAGAAACAATTAAATCCACTCTTTTTtatacacaaaatattttgaatatccTATTTAGTTCCACTTGAAGATGTGCATTAACATTGTCATTCACATATTGTGCCATGTTCTTTGTGTTATTTGTAAAATGTTTATCTCGGAATGGTTATTCAACTTTGAATAGTTAACTTAGAAAGTTTCATCGATAAAAGtcgttcaattttattttataatttaaaagtcATTCAAGTATGATATTTCATTTAGAATGTCACACaactatttatattatttcactTAGAAAATCACTCAATCAATTActattctatattttttttaagaaaaattataattaaataattggaGCGGTTTaataagataattaaaatagatatcttattatttcttaaaaaatagtttaagataatttttaaaaaaaattgtttaaattgattGAGTAACTTTCTAAGTGAAATATAAATAGTTTAGTAACTTTTTAAGCGAAACATCAATAGTTGAATGACTTTCGAGTTataaatttttgtgattttttaattatgCAACCCAAAGTTAAATGACTTTTGTAGTAAACTATTCAAAATTGAGTGACCATTTGAGATATCAACTCGAGTTTTGACTTAGGCTGATATGTGAAAGAGGATTGGGAAAAAAGAGAACCATCACTCAAAGTGATTTTATATGCATTAAGACATGAATTTGATATTACTGAGTTAGGCAGATGTTAATTTGAAATCGAAATTTATATTAACGTGCTATTTGAATTACAAAAGTTATACTCTTTCTCATAAACACGAGTCAATTTCATTTAATCAAAAGAATCACACCTTttaattcaattcaaaattttgaacaaaaaatacTATTCCAACATAAGTTGCACttgattttaaaagaaaatgtatACTGCTAGTTTAAAATTGTAGTCAAAATTTCTCTGAGTACTCTTGGGAAGGGAAAAGTTGATGCATTAACAAGACTTATGGTTGTTGAACCTTTGCTCAATAATATTCCTTAATATCGAAGCATTATATTGATCcaaatttaattactttatttatctttaactacttattcacttttaaattaacatagttattaaaaaataattaatgatatagtGAATTTATCactttacttttattaattatgaaataaatgagttaaaagaattaagatttttatttttatttttttaaaaataattatgaatgtATAATGggtaaaaacaatttttatcctttattaatttatcataataaataagtaattacaAATTAGAGATCACTAAAAAAAGTGAGCAAGTAATTAAAAATAGTACTCTAACACGTTTTTTAAATTCTTAGTAGTCCAACAGACAAGATCTTTGAAAGGTCTTCTCACTAAAGTATAAAGGATTACGTTAAAATCTAGTCAACGACGCAtgcaaaaatagagaaaaataaaggaggacaaattaaatatttcatacTATAACtgtgaataaaattattattataatattaaggAAAAATCTACGAATACTCCCTTAATCTATATTCGAAATTTCagatacacacttatactatactaaggtcatattattttctgaacttattttataactaATTTTTTACCTCTTTGcggtctacgtggcactagcttgaaaaaaaatcaaccagcgttggacccacaagatagtgccacataggccgaaaaggggtaaaaaattattaataaaataagttcacgGGGTAATAgtaccttagtatagtataaatgtgtctctatAATTTCAGACATAGGTTAAAAGATACTTATGCAATATCCCTAATATTAacttaaagttaaataaaaatatattaaattaaattatgaattcacaTCTAAATAAGCGAACGATATACtattcaaataaaaagagagaaatacagaagaaagaaaaaaaaagaaatcaattaaTACACATTGCTATATTGCATGTGAAAATATTGAATGTAAAAGTAAATCCTAAGGCTTTGTCTCAATTCAAAGTTACAGCAAAATGCATGCTCCCAACCTGTCAACAGACTGGACAATAAACATAGTATTAACTTCCTCATCTGTAAACAAAGTTAAATGATGTTAGGGTAAAATAAGAACACAAAGATACATATTTATTCTTTCaatctattttttaaagtattgaatgaataaaaataaactaaggaaatagtttttcacaaaatatattgaacggcttatttttattttctagttCTTTTAGCAGTTCAAGCTAATAACCGGCCTgaaactaaaattaaattggaggttttttgaagttttagtttttttgtatttaaagtTTATTCTTCTCATTTTCTAAGATGAAAATTGTTAGTATATTTAAAGTTACTTTTGAGATGCaaaaattatttcctttttctataaataatagtttatttgtctaatttttttgtCTGATTTTAActtgacacaaaatttaaaaaaataaaaaggattgtgatttttatgatcttaagctaaattattatatttatattttattttatttttatcttgtgagatggaaaattaaacttaaaatttgacaaaaaaaagacatcataatacattttttaatgttttgaaataaactataaaaataagacaaataaatagaaagatacaataatgttttcaaaaagaatttataATAATTCTATTATTATTGGAAGATGAGATCCGAAATTTTGAAACCTAAGACGAATGTCTTAATTTTAAAAGCATTAAGACACTCGATTTTTATCCAGACATGCATTATCTAAACTAAAAAACTAATTCTATCACTCAAAAGTGTTTTTTGGTCACTTGATATATTGCTCAAAAGCTACTTTGATTCAGATGGTTTAGATTTGTGCCTAATTCATatctaaaaaaatagtttaaaatgaTGGATTTTCGAACCTTataagaaactcaaattttcattcattcatatatgtatattcaatttaaaatatacaatattatttatttatgtatataatcTTGTAAATGTTCTTTATAGATAATAACATAGCGACATGCAGGTAGGGGTGTGCGAAAATTGAACCGGTCGATAAATCGAATCGATAAAAgtgttattgatttattattattgggTTAACGGCTTTTTAGTGGTTTTATAGAAACATTATTGGGTAATTGGTTCGGTACTGATTTTTAATATTAGGTTATCGGTATTAAGATCagtattttactattttacttGTACGTAAATATTACATATTAATCTCAATACCTTACTAGTTACTATCTTTGTCCTTTAGCCTTCAATTCACACATCAAAAGTGACTTTGAGTTCACAATTTCACGCTATAAAGAAtgttaaaatctaaaataaaaaccCTATTCCTCCTAATTTTTCTTTCTGTTacgtttgtataatttttttcatatttgttattATCGTGTCTATTTTATGATCATTTGTAAAGTTACATTATTGTGTTTTCGCATCAAGTTTATTAGAATAGTCATAtagttattttataagtattttcttATTGGTTAAACAAAAAACCAAATCGTTAAGGACCAACATCGAAAAAtcgaaaaccaaaaaaaaaaaaaccttattAGTTTggtctttaaatatttaatatatttaaaaatcaaaaattaataaactaaattaataatacataaaattgaATCGAACATCCAATGTACACTATCTAATTGTTTATTCACAATTGACTACACACTTTAATTAAATGCATATTATTAAGCTGGCAAAAGTGTTTGACATTCATTGTTTCTCATTCACATGAATGCTTCATTTGAAACCAGTAGGACAAAAAGGAAGTTTATAATTGAAGGGTGTGTTTGGATATAATGAGGGAAATGCTTTttagaatatatattttaatattttttatatttgtttggtagatacatatttaaaatattacctTGAGAAAAACAGATTtcttaataatgaaaaaaatatttcattagaaaataagttctagaaataatttttaagtttattgtcTCTTTTCGAACGTCCTTATTGCCTATCTGTTGACCATTCTACCCCTGACCCCCACTCTTCACCCTATTTACTATCATATAAATAGTTTTTAGCaataataaatatgtacatCGGCAAAAAAGTTGCACTCGCagtgatattaaaaaaaaaaattgtcagaACAAAATCGCTCTGTCAAGAGCGAATTTACCCTTTtggttagaaaaaaaattgatatgcccttctgaaatttttgacaatttctTTTACCCTTTTGGCTTCAGATatccttttaaaatttttgacaattttttttacccttttaactcCGGACATCACCTTTACAACCAACACAACAATGAGGCCTCTTGTAC
Proteins encoded in this window:
- the LOC107021253 gene encoding serine/threonine-protein kinase 16-like isoform X1 gives rise to the protein MGCSISGLNGLYDAVNGGGDVWINENRFKIIRQLGEGGFAYVFLVKEVLSDPSNPGISKKFKDPSHISDDGTYAMKKVLIQNSEQLEMVREEIRVSSLFSHPNLLPLLDHAIISVKVAQDQSLKHEAYLLFPVHLDGTLLDNAKTMNAKKEFFSTLDVLQIFRQLCAGLKHMHSLDPPYAHNDVKPGNVLLTHRKGQPPLAILMDFGSARPARRQIRSRSEALQLQEWAAEHVSAPFRAPELWDCPSQCDIDERTDIWSLGCTLYAIMYGVSPFEYALGESGGSLQLAIVNAQIKWPTGPKSPYPEGLHQFVTWMLQPQATVRPRIDDILIHVDKLISKFSH
- the LOC107022902 gene encoding uncharacterized protein LOC107022902, whose product is MDSNSQFFGEECNSSESGWTMYIGSPSTGDENIGDFDELEESHYKKEGRVNEDDEDCETDDSMASDASSGPISNFSRNAKSGGVDTMVNFKNQKEKGKGKNCSFISNKAKSSMKNGYKNGDQYKVKESILAAKGIKGASNDGGNKVRKSICMGKGK
- the LOC107021253 gene encoding serine/threonine-protein kinase 16-like isoform X2 — encoded protein: MGCSISGLNGLYDAVNGGGDVWINENRFKIIRQLGEGGFAYVFLVKEVLSDPSNPGISKKFKDPSHISDDGTYAMKKVLIQNSEQLEMVREEIRVSSLFSHPNLLPLLDHAIISVKVAQDQSLKHEAYLLFPVHLDGTLLDNAKTMNAKKEFFSTLDVLQIFRQLCAGLKHMHSLDPPYAHNDVKPGNVLLTHRKGQPPLAILMDFGSARPARRQIRSRSEALQLQEWAAEHVSAPFRAPELWDCPSQCDIDERTDIWSLGCTLYAIMFDMNKIGGPTHLHRGISCTGHSSCELSVQVLVLTQGMGYLLLSMHLENLVGVCSWLLLMHK